GTCGCTCATCCTATGCAGCACCTCGAGCTTGAAGGGCCGGCATCCCGGCCCGACTGCCTCCGGAAGCGGCGCCTTCGAGAAGACCTGGACGCGGGAGGGTTCGGCGGAGCTGGCCCCGGCCCAGGCGTAGGACGCGTCGGCCATGCGGATGAGCCAGAAGTCGACGCCGGCGGCCGCGTTCCGGAAGGCCGGCCGGAGGTCCGCGAAGCGGATCGAGCTCTCGAGGTCGAAATAGACGTACATCCGGCGGTTGAACGTCTGCGCCCAGAAGGAGAAGTCGAACCCCGCGGACTCGGTCCCGTCCCGGAAGCGGGCGCCCCGGTCGCAGTTGGCCTGGGTCATGGCCGCGGCCTCCTGCAGAAGAGGTTGCAGTGGTTCGCCTTGGCGACCGAGTATCTCGCCGCGAGCGACGCCTCGGTCGCCGGCCTCGGCTCCTTCCCCTGGCGGTTGACCTCGAAGGCCTCGAACCCCGCCTCCCTGATCGTTCGCATGAGCTCGGGGCCGGACGACCCAGCCTGCGCGAGGCCCTTCGGGTAGTACTCGACGACCATCCTGAGGCCGCGGTTTTCGAGGATCCTGCCGGCCCCGGAGAGGACCATGGACTCCGCGCCCTGCGTGTCGACCTTCATGAAGCTGACGTCGGCGCAGTGCTCGCCGAAGAACTCGTCGAGCCTCCAGGCCTTGACCTCTATCTGGACCCGCGGCTCCCCGGTCCGGAAGATCGCGTTGTCCGCCGCGTTCCTCCCGGAGAGGTGGAGCGTCGTGCTCCCCGTCCTCGCCGAGGCCGCCGCCAGGACCGCCCCGCAGTTCCAGGCGGAGTTGAGCTCGAGGTTCGACTTCATGACCTTGAAGTGAGAGGGGAGCGGCTCGAAGGCCCAGACGCGGCCCCCCGGCCCGACTGCCCGGGCCAGGCTGAGCGTGTGGTAGCCGATCATCGCGCCGACGTCGACGGCCGTCTCGCCGGGCCGGACCTCGGCGACGATTATCTCCGTGACCTCCTTCTCGTAGTAGTACCTGCCCCGCAGGCGGAGGGCGTCGCCCTCGTCCGTCACGACGTCGAAGCCGAAGCGGGTGTGGACCGGTTGTGCGTTCACCTTCCCCTCTTGCAGACCATGTACAAGAACTGTCCCCATGTCTCCAGGGAGACGGTCCCCGGAGCCGTAGGCCTCTCGAAGAGCGCGCGGAGCGATTTCTCGGTGTAGACGCGCAGGTGGCCCGGATCGGAGACCTTCGCCCAGGGGGTCGTGACGACGAGCGTGCCGGCCGTTATCCGGAGGAGGACCCCGGCCAGGGCCGCGTCATCCGTGGTGTGTTCCA
The sequence above is drawn from the Candidatus Deferrimicrobiaceae bacterium genome and encodes:
- a CDS encoding FkbM family methyltransferase; translated protein: MNAQPVHTRFGFDVVTDEGDALRLRGRYYYEKEVTEIIVAEVRPGETAVDVGAMIGYHTLSLARAVGPGGRVWAFEPLPSHFKVMKSNLELNSAWNCGAVLAAASARTGSTTLHLSGRNAADNAIFRTGEPRVQIEVKAWRLDEFFGEHCADVSFMKVDTQGAESMVLSGAGRILENRGLRMVVEYYPKGLAQAGSSGPELMRTIREAGFEAFEVNRQGKEPRPATEASLAARYSVAKANHCNLFCRRPRP